A genome region from Bacilli bacterium includes the following:
- the panD gene encoding aspartate 1-decarboxylase, with protein MQRMMCKGKIHRATVTEADLNYTGSVTIDADLMREANILPYEIVQITNLRNAVRWKTYAIPAAAGSGSICLNGPPALLFKPGDLVIILSMGVYDESEIKKLVPKIVFVDKDNRIIQVEAFTGLI; from the coding sequence ATGCAGCGCATGATGTGCAAGGGAAAAATCCACCGCGCCACCGTAACGGAGGCGGACTTGAACTACACGGGGAGCGTTACGATCGACGCGGATTTGATGCGGGAAGCGAATATTCTGCCGTATGAAATTGTGCAAATTACCAATCTGCGCAACGCCGTCAGATGGAAAACATACGCCATACCTGCTGCCGCCGGCTCCGGCAGCATCTGTTTGAACGGCCCTCCCGCGCTGTTGTTTAAACCGGGCGATTTGGTCATTATATTAAGTATGGGCGTATATGACGAGAGCGAAATAAAAAAACTGGTGCCTAAAATCGTGTTTGTGGACAAAGACAACCGAATCATCCAGGTTGAAGCCTTTAC